A genomic stretch from Pseudomonas sp. MUP55 includes:
- the fliS gene encoding flagellar export chaperone FliS has translation MNPIRALRQYQKVNSHAQISEASPHRLVQLLMEGGLDRMAQAKGALARGDISQKGLMLGKAVDIIIGLRDGLDAEKSENPAYVQQLESLYAYMTNRLMEANLHNDADMIDEVARLMITVKEGWDAIGVPQGAAE, from the coding sequence ATGAACCCCATCAGAGCCCTTCGCCAGTACCAGAAGGTCAATTCTCACGCTCAGATATCCGAAGCCAGTCCGCATCGCTTGGTGCAACTGTTGATGGAAGGCGGGTTGGACCGTATGGCGCAGGCCAAGGGTGCGCTGGCTCGTGGTGATATCTCGCAGAAGGGGCTGATGTTGGGCAAGGCGGTGGATATCATCATCGGCCTGCGGGACGGTCTGGATGCGGAGAAAAGCGAAAACCCGGCTTACGTCCAGCAGTTGGAAAGTCTGTACGCATACATGACCAATCGCCTGATGGAGGCCAACCTGCATAATGACGCCGATATGATCGACGAAGTAGCGCGTTTGATGATCACTGTTAAAGAAGGCTGGGATGCTATTGGCGTGCCACAAGGCGCGGCAGAATAA
- a CDS encoding DegT/DnrJ/EryC1/StrS family aminotransferase, giving the protein MKNIIKLLVPEMPKIEQILPYWRQIDENRWYTNFGPLVSELERRLSRSFSREPAQVHVVSMANGTCALQIALEALKLRKGSRVLVPGLTFVATATAIIRAGLNPLISDVNPENWLLTPAIARALLAETSFEAVMPVATYGCPQDVADWDVFTAETGIPVVVDAAGAWGNQQIGLTTKAAFSLHATKALGGGEGGFVASRHHAYGQSMRTLSNFGIDAHSGGLVFDAGENGKMSEYHAAVALAALDNWPVVAEARRTLHQHYATRILEKIPALKLQVKPMTGVYSLMLVLLPPGFRGVDIQLRLLGKDIETRRWYCPPLHGHPAFQAFTVGPLPVVEMLTERLIGLPFHLSLTKANVETIIDCLAELLADPSVAI; this is encoded by the coding sequence ATGAAAAATATCATCAAGCTGTTAGTACCGGAAATGCCGAAGATCGAGCAGATTCTTCCTTACTGGCGACAAATCGATGAGAACCGCTGGTACACGAACTTCGGCCCGCTGGTCAGTGAGCTTGAAAGGAGGCTGTCGCGTTCATTTAGCCGGGAACCTGCGCAAGTTCACGTGGTGTCCATGGCCAACGGCACGTGCGCGCTACAAATAGCCTTGGAAGCATTGAAACTACGTAAGGGGAGCCGGGTACTCGTACCTGGGTTGACGTTTGTTGCGACTGCAACCGCAATCATCCGTGCCGGACTCAATCCACTGATAAGCGATGTAAACCCCGAAAACTGGCTGCTTACACCGGCCATAGCACGGGCGCTGCTGGCTGAAACGTCATTTGAAGCGGTAATGCCTGTCGCCACTTATGGCTGTCCTCAAGATGTCGCGGACTGGGACGTGTTTACTGCCGAAACCGGCATTCCGGTGGTAGTGGATGCCGCAGGCGCCTGGGGTAACCAGCAAATAGGTCTGACAACGAAAGCCGCTTTCAGCCTACACGCCACAAAAGCTCTCGGCGGAGGCGAAGGCGGTTTCGTCGCGTCGCGACATCACGCATATGGTCAGAGCATGCGGACACTCAGCAACTTTGGTATCGATGCCCATAGTGGCGGGCTCGTGTTTGATGCAGGTGAGAACGGCAAAATGAGCGAATACCACGCAGCCGTCGCGTTGGCCGCGCTGGACAACTGGCCAGTCGTGGCCGAAGCGCGTCGAACCCTGCATCAACACTACGCTACGAGGATATTGGAAAAAATTCCTGCGCTGAAACTTCAAGTCAAACCGATGACTGGCGTCTACAGCCTTATGCTCGTATTGCTACCTCCAGGCTTCCGTGGTGTGGATATTCAGTTACGCCTTTTGGGCAAAGACATCGAAACCCGTCGCTGGTATTGCCCTCCCTTGCATGGCCACCCTGCCTTTCAGGCTTTCACGGTCGGCCCGCTGCCTGTAGTTGAAATGTTGACAGAGCGTTTAATTGGGCTGCCATTCCATCTTTCATTAACCAAAGCAAACGTTGAAACAATCATTGATTGTCTCGCGGAATTGCTCGCTGACCCATCGGTAGCAATATGA
- a CDS encoding class I SAM-dependent methyltransferase gives MTKEQLLALYVHSGKHASYQPLPAFVVKQLGVDVPVNPRWRADHGRLDYLNAHFDFSGQRLLDVGANTGLFTTTLAHTYPDSHCVAWELDQSSADFIRALAAEFNLTNVEVVQQALDYQVAQTIPEHFDTLLLFNVLHHAGVDFDAALVPDKQALNSYIQGFLKALRPASDCLLFQMGFNWGGDTAQPVAGRNALGEKLAYVEAALVDTGWQVEHVGLVLDPQTRQIELFDWAGALDKADVCDRLGREGNLSEFYLRPLFKLV, from the coding sequence ATGACCAAAGAACAATTACTGGCGCTCTATGTACACTCGGGTAAACATGCCAGCTATCAGCCGCTGCCTGCTTTTGTGGTCAAGCAGCTGGGAGTCGACGTGCCCGTAAACCCCCGCTGGCGCGCAGACCATGGTCGCCTGGACTACCTCAACGCGCATTTCGACTTCAGTGGTCAGCGCTTACTGGACGTCGGCGCCAATACAGGCCTGTTCACCACGACACTGGCGCATACATACCCTGACAGCCATTGCGTTGCCTGGGAGCTGGATCAGAGCAGCGCGGATTTTATCCGCGCCCTCGCCGCTGAATTCAACCTGACCAATGTCGAAGTGGTTCAGCAGGCGCTCGATTATCAGGTCGCCCAGACCATACCGGAACACTTTGACACATTATTGCTGTTCAACGTGCTGCACCACGCCGGGGTCGACTTTGATGCCGCGCTGGTGCCCGACAAACAAGCACTGAACAGTTACATCCAGGGTTTCTTGAAAGCGTTGCGCCCGGCATCGGATTGCCTCCTCTTCCAGATGGGATTCAATTGGGGCGGCGATACCGCGCAACCCGTAGCAGGGCGCAACGCATTGGGTGAGAAGCTTGCCTACGTAGAAGCGGCGCTGGTCGATACCGGATGGCAGGTTGAGCATGTTGGGTTGGTGCTGGATCCGCAGACCCGGCAAATAGAGCTATTTGATTGGGCTGGCGCCCTCGATAAGGCTGATGTTTGCGACCGCCTGGGCCGTGAAGGCAACCTAAGCGAGTTCTATCTTCGCCCTTTGTTCAAACTGGTATGA
- a CDS encoding glycosyltransferase, translating to MNMTTILSAERLPLISIAIPAYSPRFFEAALSSALSQQYSNIEVVITDDCRGDGIRLITERLAEQSVVPVRYLHNEQQLGGMLNLNRCLEESRGEYIKFLNDDDVLLPDCVPRMAAVLQSRSDIALVTSRRQLIDAQGETLPDILETTDVFKEDTCLHGEDVISLLCDWPVNFIGEPSTVMFRRTQIIDKVPHICALGGVVIRAINDLALFVNLLQHGHLAFLHEPLSLFRRHADQRQNQPDMKELFMQGSTHFTQQIRALKLYRPQFLLQVRRTPLSAPPVFTLFQLRGAYVASDTVPAASPSSADGYTQTCELLEVERPSLEDGAPPVGVVIHAYHPDLLQNILQRLIQLHERLHLYVTCIAGAENDIRAQLKATGLGYSLFRVTNHGRDVFPFLQVLPFLRADNIHTLVKLHTKRSQHLGSANSWANDLFDDLLGPVRFRQSIEYLANPTHHPLLGTEKYRQEVTTRLAENNRIHLLALAARAGIDPQQIDVSDFFAGTMFFIRLDALAPLERMRLTAADFETECGQLDGTLAHAFERFFGVLGNLGKQQRNNHLYKRWLETRQLSTTEFEGLPARLASWSHQSTVLLVLTDTTGDIAALRASLDSIDRQLYQAAAIAVLSNAQPLGVKPADNLVWLPLADSWPSQLNELLQGIQVDWCYLLRGGDQLDPHALLLLAEGIALNPGISVCYSDEDSITVSGCQDPVFKPDMNLDLLRSYPYVGRALAFSREAALKADGFNPTFAELAPHDLLLRLVESHGLGTVGHIAEVLVHQEINFGQWLGENQVIVHSAAVIQAHLQRLGVAHKLSTGPLPMVNRVIYQHTGKPLVSIVIPTKDQLPMLMRCIESLMGNTRYTHYELIIIDNNSQTPEAREWFKGMERLNDAKVRILRYPHPFNYSAINNFAVSHARGEYLVLLNNDTAVIDGDWLGAMLHHAQRPEVGIVGAKLLFPNGNIQHAGVVLGLRGVADHPFIDSPMLSNGYLHRLQIDQNYSAVTAACMMIRTALYRQVGGMDEAGLGVSYNDVDLCLKVGQAGQLVVWTPYAVLMHEANVSQNKVDKTTQEAKRERFKREQAVMYQRWLPQLANDPAYNRNLTLEGSGFAYECRSDVGWRPFATRALPYVLCYPGDSFGSGHYRVRQPFAALQAAKLVDGEVSDSLLQPVELERLAPDTIIFQRQFSKPQLEVIQNARSLSKAFKVYELDDYILDIPAGNLTRALFPKDTAKRLRKAVSLCDRLVVSTQPLADALKGYNTDIRVMENRLPGQWWAGLVSHRKQGRKPRVGWAGGLSHGADLRVIADVVRELAGEVEWVFMGMCPTALRPYVQEFHSGVSIETYPARLAGLNLDLALAPVEDNFFNACKSNLRLLEYGACAFPVICSDVLCYRGNFPVTRVKNRSGDWIAAIREHLAEPDASAQSGNALRNVILDKWLLREENLSAWRDAWLP from the coding sequence ATGAACATGACAACGATTCTCTCGGCCGAACGCTTACCGCTGATCAGCATAGCAATACCCGCCTACAGCCCTCGATTTTTTGAGGCGGCACTGAGCAGTGCGCTGAGTCAGCAATACTCCAATATCGAAGTGGTCATCACCGATGATTGTCGCGGCGACGGCATTCGTCTAATTACTGAGCGTCTTGCTGAGCAGTCGGTTGTGCCGGTCCGCTATCTTCACAATGAACAGCAGTTGGGCGGGATGCTGAATCTTAACCGTTGCCTGGAGGAATCCCGAGGCGAATACATCAAGTTTCTCAACGACGATGACGTCCTGCTGCCCGATTGTGTGCCACGTATGGCGGCAGTACTGCAATCTCGCAGTGATATCGCGCTGGTCACCTCACGGCGCCAGCTAATAGATGCCCAGGGCGAGACGCTACCGGACATCCTGGAGACCACCGACGTATTTAAAGAAGACACCTGCCTGCATGGCGAGGACGTTATTTCGCTGCTTTGCGACTGGCCTGTGAACTTCATCGGCGAACCCAGCACCGTGATGTTTCGTCGAACTCAAATAATCGACAAGGTACCGCACATCTGTGCCCTTGGAGGGGTAGTTATCCGGGCGATCAACGACTTGGCGTTGTTCGTAAACCTGCTGCAGCACGGCCACTTGGCGTTTCTACATGAGCCTCTGTCGCTGTTTCGTCGGCATGCCGACCAGCGCCAGAACCAGCCCGACATGAAGGAGCTGTTCATGCAGGGCAGCACACATTTCACCCAGCAGATCCGGGCACTGAAGCTATACCGACCGCAATTTCTATTACAGGTACGCCGCACACCACTATCAGCCCCCCCCGTTTTCACACTGTTTCAGTTAAGGGGGGCTTATGTTGCATCCGATACCGTACCCGCCGCTTCACCAAGCAGCGCCGATGGGTACACTCAAACATGTGAATTGCTGGAAGTGGAGCGGCCCTCTCTTGAGGACGGCGCCCCCCCGGTCGGTGTGGTCATCCACGCCTACCACCCCGACTTGCTACAAAATATATTGCAGCGCCTGATTCAATTGCATGAACGTCTGCATTTATATGTTACCTGCATAGCGGGAGCGGAAAATGACATACGCGCCCAGTTAAAGGCTACGGGACTAGGTTATTCACTTTTTAGAGTAACGAACCATGGTCGCGACGTTTTTCCCTTCCTGCAGGTACTGCCGTTTCTACGCGCTGATAACATCCATACGCTAGTCAAGCTGCACACCAAGCGCTCGCAGCACCTGGGCTCGGCCAACTCGTGGGCGAACGATCTTTTCGATGACCTGCTCGGCCCGGTGCGATTCCGTCAATCGATAGAGTATCTTGCCAACCCCACGCACCACCCCCTGCTTGGCACAGAAAAATACCGCCAGGAGGTGACCACCCGCCTTGCTGAAAACAACCGTATACATTTGCTCGCCCTTGCCGCACGCGCCGGCATTGATCCACAACAAATCGATGTGTCGGATTTTTTTGCCGGAACCATGTTTTTCATACGTCTGGATGCATTGGCCCCGCTGGAGCGCATGCGTCTGACGGCAGCCGATTTCGAAACTGAATGCGGCCAACTCGATGGCACACTCGCCCACGCTTTCGAACGTTTTTTCGGCGTACTGGGAAATCTCGGCAAACAGCAGCGCAACAACCACCTTTATAAGCGCTGGCTGGAAACCCGACAACTGTCCACCACCGAGTTCGAAGGGTTGCCGGCACGACTGGCGAGCTGGTCACATCAATCAACAGTCTTGCTGGTCCTGACCGATACCACAGGTGACATTGCGGCGTTACGCGCAAGCCTCGACAGCATTGACCGTCAGCTGTACCAGGCAGCTGCCATCGCAGTGCTTTCCAATGCCCAACCCTTGGGGGTGAAACCGGCCGACAATCTTGTCTGGCTACCGCTGGCGGATTCCTGGCCAAGCCAACTCAATGAGCTACTTCAAGGCATCCAGGTGGACTGGTGCTATCTGTTGCGCGGCGGCGACCAACTCGATCCGCATGCATTGCTGCTGCTTGCCGAGGGAATCGCACTCAATCCAGGCATCAGCGTCTGTTACAGCGATGAAGACTCGATAACCGTATCAGGTTGCCAGGACCCGGTATTCAAACCTGACATGAACCTGGATCTTCTACGCAGTTATCCATATGTGGGTCGCGCCCTGGCCTTTAGCCGCGAAGCAGCACTGAAGGCTGATGGATTCAATCCCACTTTTGCTGAGCTGGCACCCCACGACCTGCTCTTGCGGCTCGTGGAGAGTCATGGGCTGGGTACCGTCGGCCACATCGCTGAAGTGCTGGTTCACCAGGAAATCAACTTCGGCCAATGGCTTGGCGAAAACCAAGTCATCGTCCATTCCGCCGCTGTCATACAGGCACACCTCCAGCGGCTAGGCGTGGCTCACAAGTTGAGCACGGGCCCTCTTCCGATGGTCAACCGTGTGATCTACCAACACACGGGAAAGCCGTTGGTATCAATCGTGATTCCTACCAAAGATCAACTGCCTATGCTGATGCGCTGCATAGAAAGCCTGATGGGTAACACTCGCTACACCCATTACGAACTAATCATCATCGACAACAACAGCCAAACCCCCGAGGCCCGGGAATGGTTCAAAGGCATGGAGCGCCTGAACGATGCCAAAGTGCGCATCCTGCGCTACCCGCACCCGTTCAATTATTCTGCCATCAACAACTTTGCAGTGAGCCATGCGCGCGGCGAGTATCTGGTGCTGCTCAATAACGACACTGCGGTCATCGATGGCGACTGGCTGGGTGCAATGCTCCATCATGCTCAGCGACCGGAAGTGGGGATTGTCGGTGCAAAATTGCTGTTCCCCAATGGGAATATCCAACACGCTGGCGTGGTGCTTGGATTGCGCGGCGTTGCAGATCACCCGTTCATCGACAGCCCGATGCTGTCCAACGGCTACCTTCACCGTCTGCAAATCGATCAGAACTACAGCGCTGTCACCGCCGCCTGCATGATGATCCGTACCGCGTTATACCGGCAGGTGGGCGGGATGGATGAGGCCGGCCTGGGTGTTTCCTATAACGATGTAGACCTGTGCCTGAAAGTAGGACAGGCCGGTCAATTGGTCGTCTGGACCCCTTACGCGGTGCTGATGCATGAGGCCAACGTAAGCCAGAACAAAGTAGACAAGACCACACAGGAAGCCAAGCGCGAGCGGTTCAAACGCGAACAGGCGGTGATGTACCAACGCTGGCTGCCGCAACTGGCGAACGACCCTGCCTACAATCGCAACCTGACCCTAGAAGGCAGTGGTTTTGCCTACGAATGTCGTAGCGACGTCGGCTGGCGACCGTTCGCCACTCGTGCGCTACCCTACGTATTATGCTACCCAGGTGACTCATTCGGCAGCGGTCATTATCGGGTACGCCAGCCTTTTGCTGCACTTCAGGCCGCCAAGCTGGTCGACGGTGAAGTGAGTGACTCGCTTCTGCAACCAGTGGAACTGGAGAGGCTGGCCCCGGACACAATCATCTTCCAACGTCAGTTCAGCAAACCCCAACTGGAAGTCATCCAGAATGCCCGATCACTGTCCAAGGCATTTAAGGTGTACGAACTGGACGATTACATTCTCGATATTCCCGCTGGCAATCTGACCCGCGCGCTGTTCCCCAAAGACACGGCAAAGCGCTTGAGGAAAGCTGTGAGCCTATGCGATCGACTGGTGGTTTCGACTCAACCGCTGGCCGATGCCCTGAAAGGCTACAACACCGACATTCGTGTGATGGAAAACCGCCTGCCAGGCCAGTGGTGGGCTGGGCTGGTCAGCCACCGCAAACAAGGGCGAAAACCTCGGGTGGGCTGGGCCGGTGGATTGAGCCACGGCGCCGACTTGCGAGTGATTGCCGACGTGGTTCGCGAACTGGCCGGGGAGGTGGAATGGGTGTTCATGGGAATGTGTCCGACGGCCCTGCGCCCCTATGTGCAGGAGTTTCACAGCGGGGTAAGTATCGAAACATACCCTGCACGGCTGGCAGGCTTGAATCTGGACTTGGCATTGGCACCGGTGGAAGACAATTTTTTCAACGCCTGCAAAAGTAATCTGCGTCTACTGGAATATGGCGCTTGCGCGTTTCCGGTCATCTGCTCGGACGTACTCTGTTATCGCGGTAACTTTCCGGTGACCCGGGTCAAGAACCGGTCCGGAGACTGGATCGCCGCCATTCGCGAACATCTCGCTGAACCGGATGCCAGCGCCCAGTCCGGAAATGCCTTACGCAACGTGATACTGGACAAGTGGCTACTAAGGGAAGAAAACCTGTCGGCCTGGCGAGACGCCTGGCTGCCTTGA
- the fliD gene encoding flagellar filament capping protein FliD, with protein MASTTVSGVGSGIDTSGIITSLVNAEKAPKQLQINTQSQKATTQLSSIGKIQAALDAFRGALKTMGTDNSFSGLVGTSSDEKVATMTAGAGASNGSFSLVVSQLAQPSKLTTANFAGGASTVVNKTDTATTLTISQSGKNFDVSVAPGATLQQVRESINSQFGTAGISANILTDSNGSRLILTSTNSGVGTDLTLSGNSGVDTGYSVVNPPQNAKYTIDGIAAESKTNNITDAVSGVSIKLLTVSPLVDKSDPNVRSALTISVSTSTSALKSGVKGFVDTYNALLKAMTAETAVTKNAAGDPVAATLTGDSTMRTLQSAIRNEFNTMSGSGTLKSLAQFGVETDQTTGMLSIDDKQWDNAMKTNAADISSIFNGKNGLLARLTSATEAYAKPTTGLLATRSTSLSDSLKDLAKQQSALDQRIDAYQTTLTNKYAAMDTLVAQLRQQSNNILGTLNALNNQKST; from the coding sequence ATGGCGAGTACAACGGTTAGTGGTGTTGGTTCTGGTATCGATACCAGCGGGATCATTACGTCGCTGGTAAATGCTGAAAAAGCACCGAAACAGCTTCAGATCAACACTCAATCGCAGAAAGCGACCACTCAACTGTCGTCCATCGGAAAGATTCAAGCGGCGTTGGATGCGTTTCGTGGTGCACTCAAGACCATGGGGACCGATAACAGCTTCAGTGGCTTGGTCGGTACTTCTTCGGATGAAAAAGTTGCCACCATGACTGCAGGGGCGGGTGCTTCAAACGGCTCGTTCTCGCTGGTGGTATCGCAGCTGGCCCAACCTTCGAAACTGACCACCGCCAATTTTGCGGGTGGCGCATCTACCGTGGTCAACAAGACTGACACCGCCACTACGCTGACTATTTCGCAGTCAGGCAAGAACTTTGATGTGAGCGTAGCGCCCGGTGCAACCCTGCAGCAGGTGCGAGAGTCTATCAACTCGCAGTTTGGAACCGCCGGCATCAGTGCCAATATTCTGACGGATTCTAACGGTTCGCGGTTGATACTGACCTCCACCAATAGCGGTGTGGGTACGGACTTGACCCTGTCCGGCAACTCGGGCGTTGACACGGGTTACAGCGTGGTCAACCCGCCTCAAAATGCCAAGTACACCATTGACGGGATTGCCGCTGAGTCGAAGACCAACAACATCACCGATGCGGTGAGCGGTGTCAGCATCAAGTTGCTGACGGTGTCTCCCTTGGTCGACAAGTCGGATCCAAATGTCCGTAGCGCCCTGACCATCTCCGTCAGCACCAGTACCAGCGCACTCAAATCCGGCGTTAAGGGTTTTGTCGATACCTACAACGCTTTGCTCAAGGCGATGACCGCTGAAACAGCGGTAACCAAGAACGCGGCGGGCGACCCGGTGGCGGCGACCCTGACCGGCGACTCGACCATGCGCACGCTGCAATCGGCGATCCGTAACGAGTTCAACACAATGTCCGGCAGCGGTACCTTGAAATCCCTGGCCCAATTCGGTGTTGAAACCGACCAGACCACGGGGATGCTGTCGATCGACGACAAGCAATGGGACAATGCCATGAAAACCAACGCTGCAGATATAAGCAGCATTTTCAATGGCAAGAACGGCCTGCTGGCGCGTTTGACCTCGGCGACGGAAGCCTATGCCAAGCCGACCACTGGCCTGCTAGCGACTCGCTCTACCTCGCTGTCTGACAGCCTCAAAGACTTGGCCAAGCAACAATCCGCACTCGACCAACGTATCGACGCCTACCAGACCACGCTGACCAATAAGTACGCAGCGATGGATACGCTTGTTGCACAATTGCGGCAGCAGAGTAATAACATATTGGGTACGCTCAACGCTCTGAACAATCAGAAAAGTACTTGA
- a CDS encoding flagellar protein FlaG, which yields MDMNVKLASSYPPVAPQGVPAATFANKDKTSVEAVAPVAGAPERADLEKAVTDIREFVQSAQRKLDFSIDDSTHRVVVKVIATDTGEVIRQIPSETALKLAQNLANASHVLFDEKV from the coding sequence ATGGACATGAATGTAAAGCTGGCCTCGTCTTATCCACCGGTCGCACCTCAAGGCGTGCCCGCTGCTACCTTTGCGAACAAGGATAAAACCAGCGTCGAGGCTGTTGCACCAGTCGCTGGTGCGCCTGAACGGGCTGATCTTGAAAAAGCGGTTACTGATATTCGAGAATTCGTACAATCGGCCCAGCGTAAACTGGACTTTTCGATTGATGATTCGACTCACCGTGTTGTGGTCAAGGTCATTGCCACCGACACGGGTGAGGTAATTCGCCAGATTCCGTCGGAGACAGCGTTAAAGTTGGCGCAAAACCTGGCGAATGCCAGCCATGTGCTCTTTGACGAAAAGGTCTGA
- a CDS encoding flagellin, translating to MALTVNTNIASITTQNGLGKAANSLQTSMQRLSTGLSINSAKDNASGLQISNRLTSQINGLGQAVKNANDGISIAQTAEGAMQASTDILQKMRTLALSSATGSLSDADRTSNNEEYQALTSELTRISQTTTFGGQKLLDGSYGTKAIQVGANANETINLSLDNVAANNIGSQQIKSVGIAPSASGVAGGVVGITGNGQTASVTVAAGSSAKTIASQLNGAVGGLSATASTEAQFVVGAAAKTTPASFSMTVGGQTTTFTGVTDTASLADQLKSNSAKLGISVNYDESKGTLSVKSDSGENLAFSATTAAGAITVATKDGSGAYGTAVALANGLTATGSVNLDSSKGYALNGAGVTGLFAATGTAAASTKTTIAQTDVTSAFNAQAAVAVIDKAIGGIDSVRSGLGAVQNRLTTTVDNLTNIQKNSTAARSTVQDTDFAAETAELTKQQTLQSAATAILSQANQLPSAVLKLLQ from the coding sequence ATGGCTTTAACAGTAAACACCAACATTGCTTCGATCACTACCCAGAACGGCCTTGGCAAAGCGGCTAACTCGCTGCAAACCTCCATGCAGCGCCTGTCCACTGGCCTGAGCATCAACAGTGCTAAAGACAACGCTTCGGGCCTGCAGATCTCCAACCGTCTGACCAGCCAAATCAACGGCCTGGGCCAAGCTGTAAAGAACGCCAACGATGGTATCTCCATCGCGCAAACCGCTGAAGGCGCAATGCAGGCTTCGACCGACATTCTGCAAAAGATGCGTACCCTGGCTCTGTCCTCGGCTACCGGCTCCCTGAGCGACGCTGACCGTACTTCGAACAACGAAGAATACCAGGCACTGACGTCGGAACTGACCCGTATCTCGCAGACCACTACTTTCGGTGGCCAGAAGTTGCTTGACGGTTCGTACGGTACCAAAGCCATTCAGGTTGGCGCCAACGCTAACGAAACCATCAACTTGAGCCTGGACAACGTTGCCGCCAATAACATCGGTTCGCAACAGATCAAAAGCGTTGGTATTGCACCGAGCGCTTCTGGTGTCGCAGGCGGCGTAGTTGGCATCACCGGTAACGGCCAGACCGCCAGCGTAACCGTAGCTGCAGGTTCTTCGGCCAAAACCATCGCCAGCCAACTGAACGGCGCTGTAGGCGGCCTGTCGGCTACCGCCAGCACCGAAGCTCAGTTCGTAGTCGGCGCTGCTGCCAAGACCACTCCTGCCTCGTTCAGCATGACCGTCGGCGGCCAAACCACAACCTTCACCGGCGTAACAGATACTGCAAGCCTGGCTGACCAGTTGAAATCCAACTCAGCCAAGCTCGGCATCAGTGTCAACTACGACGAATCCAAGGGCACCCTGTCGGTTAAATCCGACTCCGGTGAAAACCTGGCTTTCAGTGCAACGACTGCAGCCGGTGCTATCACTGTCGCAACCAAAGATGGTTCCGGCGCATACGGCACTGCCGTTGCCCTGGCTAACGGCTTGACCGCGACTGGTTCCGTCAACCTGGACTCGTCCAAAGGCTATGCATTGAATGGTGCCGGTGTGACCGGTCTGTTCGCCGCTACCGGCACTGCCGCAGCGTCGACCAAAACTACCATCGCGCAAACCGACGTGACCAGTGCCTTCAATGCACAGGCAGCTGTAGCGGTCATCGACAAGGCTATCGGTGGTATCGACAGCGTACGTTCGGGTCTGGGTGCTGTTCAGAACCGTCTGACCACTACTGTAGACAACTTGACCAACATTCAGAAGAACTCCACTGCAGCACGTTCGACTGTACAAGATACCGACTTCGCTGCTGAAACAGCCGAGTTGACCAAACAGCAAACCCTGCAATCGGCAGCCACCGCGATTCTGTCGCAGGCTAACCAACTGCCATCTGCTGTACTGAAGCTGCTTCAGTAA
- a CDS encoding ketoacyl-ACP synthase III, translating to MIGIKSIASYVPADGIDNYAQGAKFAKDEEFIIGKIGSAFLPRKEAAQETSDLCVEAVNALFANNPDLKRESIDAVIVVTQNGDEEGLPHTAAIVQDKLGLPTHVAAFDISLGCSGYVYGIYAMKGFMEATGLKNGLLITADPYSKIVDPEDRNTTMLFGDAATATWMGEDAPWLLGKSKFGTDGSGAPHLKVSDGVFFMNGRQVFNFALLKVPAHLHELLDESDLKADDIDAFCIHQGSAAIVDAVARRFEEAPVDKFIKDMVETGNTVSSSIPLLLEKHVMDATWKRVAISGFGVGLSWGSAILYRP from the coding sequence ATGATTGGCATAAAAAGCATCGCCAGTTACGTGCCGGCGGACGGTATCGATAACTACGCCCAGGGTGCCAAATTCGCCAAGGATGAAGAATTCATCATCGGCAAGATCGGTTCGGCGTTCCTGCCGCGCAAGGAAGCCGCGCAGGAAACCTCCGACCTGTGTGTCGAGGCGGTCAACGCGTTGTTTGCCAACAACCCGGACTTGAAGCGCGAGTCCATCGACGCCGTGATCGTGGTCACCCAGAACGGCGATGAAGAAGGGCTGCCCCACACCGCAGCCATCGTCCAAGACAAACTGGGCCTGCCCACCCACGTGGCCGCGTTCGATATTTCCCTGGGCTGTTCCGGTTACGTGTATGGCATCTACGCCATGAAGGGCTTCATGGAAGCCACCGGCCTGAAAAACGGCCTGCTGATCACCGCCGACCCGTACTCCAAGATCGTCGACCCGGAAGATCGCAACACCACCATGCTGTTTGGCGACGCCGCCACGGCCACCTGGATGGGCGAAGACGCGCCGTGGTTGCTGGGCAAATCCAAGTTCGGCACCGACGGTTCCGGCGCACCGCACCTGAAGGTCAGTGATGGCGTGTTCTTCATGAACGGTCGTCAGGTGTTCAACTTCGCCTTGCTCAAGGTGCCGGCGCATTTGCACGAGCTGCTCGATGAGTCGGACCTTAAGGCCGATGACATCGACGCGTTCTGCATTCACCAGGGCAGTGCGGCGATTGTCGACGCTGTGGCGCGACGTTTTGAAGAGGCGCCGGTGGACAAATTCATCAAGGACATGGTCGAGACCGGCAACACCGTGTCATCGAGCATTCCGTTGCTGCTGGAAAAGCATGTGATGGACGCCACCTGGAAGCGCGTGGCGATCAGTGGCTTCGGTGTGGGCCTGTCCTGGGGCTCGGCGATTCTCTATCGCCCGTGA